In Ctenopharyngodon idella isolate HZGC_01 chromosome 1, HZGC01, whole genome shotgun sequence, a single genomic region encodes these proteins:
- the LOC127517879 gene encoding NACHT, LRR and PYD domains-containing protein 12-like isoform X6 gives MNNPMDSVTSDPSRGSQRSSSAEPSCVSLKSSQSMDPPVKFSDGTVTSDPSRGSQRSSSAEPSCVSPKSNQSINPSPNFSDEAVTSDPRDEQFGDQDSPQSVNDEQQRVKDRHKTSMKNKYEKLFEGMKLQENETLLNRIYTQLYIIEGESDGVNEEHEVLQMEKTARTQHSQDTPIYCNDIFKASPEPGYEEKDQIKTVLTKGIAGIGKTVSVQKFILDWAEGKANQDVDFMFVLPFRELNLIQDNPYSLHRLLLDFHPELQDLDFKIYEKCKVVFIFDGLDESRITLKFSDAQKVSDVTENSSVSVLMSKLMKGELLPSALIWITSRPAAANQIPSKYINRVTEIQGFNEPQKEQYFRKRISDEHQASRIILHIRRARSLHIMCHIPVFCWISSTVLQKLLKEDLSAEIPQTLTEMYIHFLLIQINMRNQKYEERDPEKLLQSNREVIVKLAEVAFKQLMKGNVMFYEEDLRESSIDVTDASVYSGICTEIFKEESVIHQRKVYSFIHLSIQEFLAAFYVFYSHVINNELLQFLKVSLCVLLKTAVNKSLKSKNGHLDLFLRFLLGVSLESSQRLLQDLLTHTVNSSESIRKTTQYIKGKIKEHDHVSTERSINLFLCLLEVKDQTLSREIQEFVKSDYLSMKKLSPAHCSTIAYILQMSEVVLDELKLMKYKTTDEGRRRLIPAVINCRKAHFGGSNLTSQHYQTLLSVLQSANCFLRDLHLSFNDLQDSGLKLLSDGLKSCQLEKLRLQFCRLTGQCCESLSSALHSSNCVLKELDLSDNDLHDSGVKLLSDGLKSPNCQLQILSLSDCKLTAKCCESLSSALHSSNCVLRELDLSDNDLQDSGVRLLSDGLKSLNCQLQILRLSGCMVTEEGCGYVSSALSSNPSHLRELDLSYNKPGQSGVKQLSDKLDDPDCSLKILNVDHEGEVRCSLKLPKDACDLLLGPNMNELVALYIRSDERKRVLETKPYPDHPGRF, from the exons ATGAATAATCCCATGGAttcagtgacctctgaccccag CAGGGGGAGTCAGAGATCTTCATCTGCAGAACCCAGCTGTGTGTCTCTGAAGAGCAGTCAATCCATGGATCCTCCTGTTAAATTTAGTGATGGaacagtgacctctgaccccag CAGGGGGAGTCAGAGATCTTCATCTGCAGAACCCAGCTGTGTGTCTCCGAAGAGCAATCAATCCATTAATCCTTCTCCGAATTTCAGTGATGAagcagtgacctctgaccccag AGATGAACAATTTGGAGACCAGGATTCTCCTCAATCAGTAAATGATGAACAACAGCGAGTCAAAGACAGACACAAAACCAGCATGAAGAACAAGTATGAGAAATTATTTGAGGGAATGAAACTCCAAGAGAatgaaaccctcctgaacagGATCTACACACAGCTCTACATCATAGAGGGAGAGAGTGACGGAGTGAATGAAGAACATGAggttttacagatggagaaaacaGCCAGAACACAACACTCACAAGACACTCCAATCTActgcaatgacatctttaaagCCTCACCTGAACCAGGATATGAGGAGAAAGACCAAATCAAGACTGTACTTACTAAAGGCATCGCTGGAATCGGAAAAAccgtctctgtgcagaagttcattctGGACTGGGCCGAGGGAAAAGCCAATCAGGATGTAGATTTCATGTTTGTGCTTCCATTTCGAGAGTTGAACTTGATCCAAGATAATCCGTACAGTCTTCACAGGCTTCTGCTGGACTTTCATCCTGAACTTCAAGATCTGGACTTCAAGATATATGAAAAGTGcaaagttgtgttcatctttgatggtctggatgaaagCAGAATCACACTGAAATTTTCAGATGCTCAGAAAGTTTCTGATGTGACTGAGAATTCATCAGTGAGTGTGTTGATGTCAAAGCTCATGAAAGGAGagctgcttccctctgctctcatctggatcacctccagaccagcagcagccaatcagatccccTCCAAATACATCAACCGTGTGACAGAAATTCAGGGATTCAATGAGCCTCAGAAGGAACAAtacttcaggaagagaatcagtgatgAGCATCAAGCCAGCAGAATCATCTTACACATCAGAAGAGCAAGAAGCCTccacatcatgtgccacatacccgtcttctgctggatctcatccACTGTGCTTCAAAAACTTCTGAAAGAAGATCTGAGTGCAGAAATCCCTCAAACTCTGACTGAAATGTATATCCACTTCCTGCTGATTCAGATAAACATGAGGAATCAGAAGTATGAAGAAAGAGATCCAGAGAAACTCCTGCAGTCCAACAGAGAAGTGATTGTGAAACTTGCTGAAGTGGCtttcaaacagctgatgaaGGGCAATGTGATGTTCTATGAGGAGGACCTGAGAGAAAGCAGCATAGATGTCACTGACGCCTCAGTGTATTCTGGGATTTGCACTGAGATCTTTAAGGAGGAATCTGTGATTCATCAGAGGAAAGTCTACAGCTTCATTCATCTGAGCATCCAGGAGTTTCTCGCTGCTTTCTATGTGTTTTACTCACATGTCATCAACAATGAGTTACTGCAGTTTCTTAaagtctctctgtgtgtgctgCTAAAAACAGCAGtaaataaatctctcaagagTAAAAATGGACACTTAGATTTGTTCCTGCGGTTCCTGCTGGGTGTCTCACTGGAGTCCAGTCAGAGACTCTTACAGGATCTACTGACACACACAGTGAACAGCTCAGAAAGCATCAGGAAAACCACACAGTACATTAAAGGGAAGATCAAGGAACATGATCATGTCTCAACTGAAAGGTCCATCAATTTGTTCCTCTGCCTGCTGGAAGTCAAAGATCAGACTCTGTCCAGAGAGATTCAGGAGTTTGTGAAATCAGACTATCTCTCAATGAAGAAACTCTCTCCTGCTCACTGCTCAACAATCGCCTACATACTTCAGATGTCAGAGGTGGTGTTGGATGAGCTGAAGCTCATGAAATACAAGACAACAGATGAGGGTAGAAGAAGACTGATACCAGCTGTGATCAACTGCAGAAAAGCCCA TTTTGGTGGCTCTAATCTGACTAGTCAGCATTATCAAACACTGTTATCAGTTCTACAGTCTGCAAACTGCTTCCTCAGAGATCTGCACCTGAGCTTCAATGACCTGCAAGATTCAGGACTGAAGTTGctctctgatggactgaagagcTGCCAGCTGGAGAAACTGAG aTTGCAGTTCTGTCGTCTCACTGGTCAGTGTTGTGAGAGTTTGTCATCAGCTCTTCATTCTTCAAACTGTGTCTTGAAAGAACTGGATCTGAGTGACAATGACCTGCATGATTCAGGGGTGAAGCTGCTCTCGGATGGATTGAAgagtccaaactgtcagctTCAGATACTGAG TCTTTCTGATTGTAAACTCACTGCTAAGTGTTGTGAGAGTTTGTCATCAGCTCTACATTCCTCAAACTgtgtcctgagagagctggacctgagtgacaatgacctgcaggattcaggagtgaggctgctctctgatggactgaagagtcTAAACTGTCAGCTGCAGATACTGAG GTTGTCAGGCTGTatggtgacagaggaaggctgTGGTTATGTGTCTTCAGCCCT
- the LOC127517879 gene encoding NACHT, LRR and PYD domains-containing protein 12-like isoform X5, producing the protein MNNPMDSVTSDPSISSRGSQRSSSPEPSYVSLKSNQSMDPPVKFSDGAVTSDPSRGSQRSSSAEPSCVSLKSSQSMDPPVKFSDGTVTSDPRDEQFGDQDSPQSVNDEQQRVKDRHKTSMKNKYEKLFEGMKLQENETLLNRIYTQLYIIEGESDGVNEEHEVLQMEKTARTQHSQDTPIYCNDIFKASPEPGYEEKDQIKTVLTKGIAGIGKTVSVQKFILDWAEGKANQDVDFMFVLPFRELNLIQDNPYSLHRLLLDFHPELQDLDFKIYEKCKVVFIFDGLDESRITLKFSDAQKVSDVTENSSVSVLMSKLMKGELLPSALIWITSRPAAANQIPSKYINRVTEIQGFNEPQKEQYFRKRISDEHQASRIILHIRRARSLHIMCHIPVFCWISSTVLQKLLKEDLSAEIPQTLTEMYIHFLLIQINMRNQKYEERDPEKLLQSNREVIVKLAEVAFKQLMKGNVMFYEEDLRESSIDVTDASVYSGICTEIFKEESVIHQRKVYSFIHLSIQEFLAAFYVFYSHVINNELLQFLKVSLCVLLKTAVNKSLKSKNGHLDLFLRFLLGVSLESSQRLLQDLLTHTVNSSESIRKTTQYIKGKIKEHDHVSTERSINLFLCLLEVKDQTLSREIQEFVKSDYLSMKKLSPAHCSTIAYILQMSEVVLDELKLMKYKTTDEGRRRLIPAVINCRKAHFGGSNLTSQHYQTLLSVLQSANCFLRDLHLSFNDLQDSGLKLLSDGLKSCQLEKLRLQFCRLTGQCCESLSSALHSSNCVLKELDLSDNDLHDSGVKLLSDGLKSPNCQLQILSLSDCKLTAKCCESLSSALHSSNCVLRELDLSDNDLQDSGVRLLSDGLKSLNCQLQILRLSGCMVTEEGCGYVSSALSSNPSHLRELDLSYNKPGQSGVKQLSDKLDDPDCSLKILNVDHEGEVRCSLKLPKDACDLLLGPNMNELVALYIRSDERKRVLETKPYPDHPGRF; encoded by the exons ATGAATAATCCCATGGAttcagtgacctctgaccccag TATCTCCAGCAGGGGGAGTCAGAGATCTTCATCTCCAGAACCCAGCTATGTGTCTCTGAAGAGCAATCAATCCATGGATCCTCCTGTTAAATTTAGTGATGGagcagtgacctctgaccccag CAGGGGGAGTCAGAGATCTTCATCTGCAGAACCCAGCTGTGTGTCTCTGAAGAGCAGTCAATCCATGGATCCTCCTGTTAAATTTAGTGATGGaacagtgacctctgaccccag AGATGAACAATTTGGAGACCAGGATTCTCCTCAATCAGTAAATGATGAACAACAGCGAGTCAAAGACAGACACAAAACCAGCATGAAGAACAAGTATGAGAAATTATTTGAGGGAATGAAACTCCAAGAGAatgaaaccctcctgaacagGATCTACACACAGCTCTACATCATAGAGGGAGAGAGTGACGGAGTGAATGAAGAACATGAggttttacagatggagaaaacaGCCAGAACACAACACTCACAAGACACTCCAATCTActgcaatgacatctttaaagCCTCACCTGAACCAGGATATGAGGAGAAAGACCAAATCAAGACTGTACTTACTAAAGGCATCGCTGGAATCGGAAAAAccgtctctgtgcagaagttcattctGGACTGGGCCGAGGGAAAAGCCAATCAGGATGTAGATTTCATGTTTGTGCTTCCATTTCGAGAGTTGAACTTGATCCAAGATAATCCGTACAGTCTTCACAGGCTTCTGCTGGACTTTCATCCTGAACTTCAAGATCTGGACTTCAAGATATATGAAAAGTGcaaagttgtgttcatctttgatggtctggatgaaagCAGAATCACACTGAAATTTTCAGATGCTCAGAAAGTTTCTGATGTGACTGAGAATTCATCAGTGAGTGTGTTGATGTCAAAGCTCATGAAAGGAGagctgcttccctctgctctcatctggatcacctccagaccagcagcagccaatcagatccccTCCAAATACATCAACCGTGTGACAGAAATTCAGGGATTCAATGAGCCTCAGAAGGAACAAtacttcaggaagagaatcagtgatgAGCATCAAGCCAGCAGAATCATCTTACACATCAGAAGAGCAAGAAGCCTccacatcatgtgccacatacccgtcttctgctggatctcatccACTGTGCTTCAAAAACTTCTGAAAGAAGATCTGAGTGCAGAAATCCCTCAAACTCTGACTGAAATGTATATCCACTTCCTGCTGATTCAGATAAACATGAGGAATCAGAAGTATGAAGAAAGAGATCCAGAGAAACTCCTGCAGTCCAACAGAGAAGTGATTGTGAAACTTGCTGAAGTGGCtttcaaacagctgatgaaGGGCAATGTGATGTTCTATGAGGAGGACCTGAGAGAAAGCAGCATAGATGTCACTGACGCCTCAGTGTATTCTGGGATTTGCACTGAGATCTTTAAGGAGGAATCTGTGATTCATCAGAGGAAAGTCTACAGCTTCATTCATCTGAGCATCCAGGAGTTTCTCGCTGCTTTCTATGTGTTTTACTCACATGTCATCAACAATGAGTTACTGCAGTTTCTTAaagtctctctgtgtgtgctgCTAAAAACAGCAGtaaataaatctctcaagagTAAAAATGGACACTTAGATTTGTTCCTGCGGTTCCTGCTGGGTGTCTCACTGGAGTCCAGTCAGAGACTCTTACAGGATCTACTGACACACACAGTGAACAGCTCAGAAAGCATCAGGAAAACCACACAGTACATTAAAGGGAAGATCAAGGAACATGATCATGTCTCAACTGAAAGGTCCATCAATTTGTTCCTCTGCCTGCTGGAAGTCAAAGATCAGACTCTGTCCAGAGAGATTCAGGAGTTTGTGAAATCAGACTATCTCTCAATGAAGAAACTCTCTCCTGCTCACTGCTCAACAATCGCCTACATACTTCAGATGTCAGAGGTGGTGTTGGATGAGCTGAAGCTCATGAAATACAAGACAACAGATGAGGGTAGAAGAAGACTGATACCAGCTGTGATCAACTGCAGAAAAGCCCA TTTTGGTGGCTCTAATCTGACTAGTCAGCATTATCAAACACTGTTATCAGTTCTACAGTCTGCAAACTGCTTCCTCAGAGATCTGCACCTGAGCTTCAATGACCTGCAAGATTCAGGACTGAAGTTGctctctgatggactgaagagcTGCCAGCTGGAGAAACTGAG aTTGCAGTTCTGTCGTCTCACTGGTCAGTGTTGTGAGAGTTTGTCATCAGCTCTTCATTCTTCAAACTGTGTCTTGAAAGAACTGGATCTGAGTGACAATGACCTGCATGATTCAGGGGTGAAGCTGCTCTCGGATGGATTGAAgagtccaaactgtcagctTCAGATACTGAG TCTTTCTGATTGTAAACTCACTGCTAAGTGTTGTGAGAGTTTGTCATCAGCTCTACATTCCTCAAACTgtgtcctgagagagctggacctgagtgacaatgacctgcaggattcaggagtgaggctgctctctgatggactgaagagtcTAAACTGTCAGCTGCAGATACTGAG GTTGTCAGGCTGTatggtgacagaggaaggctgTGGTTATGTGTCTTCAGCCCT
- the LOC127517879 gene encoding NACHT, LRR and PYD domains-containing protein 12-like isoform X3 produces the protein MNNPMDSVTSDPSRGSQRSSSPEPSYVSLKSNQSMDPPVKFSDGAVTSDPSRGSQRSSSAEPSCVSLKSSQSMDPPVKFSDGTVTSDPSRGSQRSSSAEPSCVSPKSNQSINPSPNFSDEAVTSDPRDEQFGDQDSPQSVNDEQQRVKDRHKTSMKNKYEKLFEGMKLQENETLLNRIYTQLYIIEGESDGVNEEHEVLQMEKTARTQHSQDTPIYCNDIFKASPEPGYEEKDQIKTVLTKGIAGIGKTVSVQKFILDWAEGKANQDVDFMFVLPFRELNLIQDNPYSLHRLLLDFHPELQDLDFKIYEKCKVVFIFDGLDESRITLKFSDAQKVSDVTENSSVSVLMSKLMKGELLPSALIWITSRPAAANQIPSKYINRVTEIQGFNEPQKEQYFRKRISDEHQASRIILHIRRARSLHIMCHIPVFCWISSTVLQKLLKEDLSAEIPQTLTEMYIHFLLIQINMRNQKYEERDPEKLLQSNREVIVKLAEVAFKQLMKGNVMFYEEDLRESSIDVTDASVYSGICTEIFKEESVIHQRKVYSFIHLSIQEFLAAFYVFYSHVINNELLQFLKVSLCVLLKTAVNKSLKSKNGHLDLFLRFLLGVSLESSQRLLQDLLTHTVNSSESIRKTTQYIKGKIKEHDHVSTERSINLFLCLLEVKDQTLSREIQEFVKSDYLSMKKLSPAHCSTIAYILQMSEVVLDELKLMKYKTTDEGRRRLIPAVINCRKAHFGGSNLTSQHYQTLLSVLQSANCFLRDLHLSFNDLQDSGLKLLSDGLKSCQLEKLRLQFCRLTGQCCESLSSALHSSNCVLKELDLSDNDLHDSGVKLLSDGLKSPNCQLQILSLSDCKLTAKCCESLSSALHSSNCVLRELDLSDNDLQDSGVRLLSDGLKSLNCQLQILRLSGCMVTEEGCGYVSSALSSNPSHLRELDLSYNKPGQSGVKQLSDKLDDPDCSLKILNVDHEGEVRCSLKLPKDACDLLLGPNMNELVALYIRSDERKRVLETKPYPDHPGRF, from the exons ATGAATAATCCCATGGAttcagtgacctctgaccccag CAGGGGGAGTCAGAGATCTTCATCTCCAGAACCCAGCTATGTGTCTCTGAAGAGCAATCAATCCATGGATCCTCCTGTTAAATTTAGTGATGGagcagtgacctctgaccccag CAGGGGGAGTCAGAGATCTTCATCTGCAGAACCCAGCTGTGTGTCTCTGAAGAGCAGTCAATCCATGGATCCTCCTGTTAAATTTAGTGATGGaacagtgacctctgaccccag CAGGGGGAGTCAGAGATCTTCATCTGCAGAACCCAGCTGTGTGTCTCCGAAGAGCAATCAATCCATTAATCCTTCTCCGAATTTCAGTGATGAagcagtgacctctgaccccag AGATGAACAATTTGGAGACCAGGATTCTCCTCAATCAGTAAATGATGAACAACAGCGAGTCAAAGACAGACACAAAACCAGCATGAAGAACAAGTATGAGAAATTATTTGAGGGAATGAAACTCCAAGAGAatgaaaccctcctgaacagGATCTACACACAGCTCTACATCATAGAGGGAGAGAGTGACGGAGTGAATGAAGAACATGAggttttacagatggagaaaacaGCCAGAACACAACACTCACAAGACACTCCAATCTActgcaatgacatctttaaagCCTCACCTGAACCAGGATATGAGGAGAAAGACCAAATCAAGACTGTACTTACTAAAGGCATCGCTGGAATCGGAAAAAccgtctctgtgcagaagttcattctGGACTGGGCCGAGGGAAAAGCCAATCAGGATGTAGATTTCATGTTTGTGCTTCCATTTCGAGAGTTGAACTTGATCCAAGATAATCCGTACAGTCTTCACAGGCTTCTGCTGGACTTTCATCCTGAACTTCAAGATCTGGACTTCAAGATATATGAAAAGTGcaaagttgtgttcatctttgatggtctggatgaaagCAGAATCACACTGAAATTTTCAGATGCTCAGAAAGTTTCTGATGTGACTGAGAATTCATCAGTGAGTGTGTTGATGTCAAAGCTCATGAAAGGAGagctgcttccctctgctctcatctggatcacctccagaccagcagcagccaatcagatccccTCCAAATACATCAACCGTGTGACAGAAATTCAGGGATTCAATGAGCCTCAGAAGGAACAAtacttcaggaagagaatcagtgatgAGCATCAAGCCAGCAGAATCATCTTACACATCAGAAGAGCAAGAAGCCTccacatcatgtgccacatacccgtcttctgctggatctcatccACTGTGCTTCAAAAACTTCTGAAAGAAGATCTGAGTGCAGAAATCCCTCAAACTCTGACTGAAATGTATATCCACTTCCTGCTGATTCAGATAAACATGAGGAATCAGAAGTATGAAGAAAGAGATCCAGAGAAACTCCTGCAGTCCAACAGAGAAGTGATTGTGAAACTTGCTGAAGTGGCtttcaaacagctgatgaaGGGCAATGTGATGTTCTATGAGGAGGACCTGAGAGAAAGCAGCATAGATGTCACTGACGCCTCAGTGTATTCTGGGATTTGCACTGAGATCTTTAAGGAGGAATCTGTGATTCATCAGAGGAAAGTCTACAGCTTCATTCATCTGAGCATCCAGGAGTTTCTCGCTGCTTTCTATGTGTTTTACTCACATGTCATCAACAATGAGTTACTGCAGTTTCTTAaagtctctctgtgtgtgctgCTAAAAACAGCAGtaaataaatctctcaagagTAAAAATGGACACTTAGATTTGTTCCTGCGGTTCCTGCTGGGTGTCTCACTGGAGTCCAGTCAGAGACTCTTACAGGATCTACTGACACACACAGTGAACAGCTCAGAAAGCATCAGGAAAACCACACAGTACATTAAAGGGAAGATCAAGGAACATGATCATGTCTCAACTGAAAGGTCCATCAATTTGTTCCTCTGCCTGCTGGAAGTCAAAGATCAGACTCTGTCCAGAGAGATTCAGGAGTTTGTGAAATCAGACTATCTCTCAATGAAGAAACTCTCTCCTGCTCACTGCTCAACAATCGCCTACATACTTCAGATGTCAGAGGTGGTGTTGGATGAGCTGAAGCTCATGAAATACAAGACAACAGATGAGGGTAGAAGAAGACTGATACCAGCTGTGATCAACTGCAGAAAAGCCCA TTTTGGTGGCTCTAATCTGACTAGTCAGCATTATCAAACACTGTTATCAGTTCTACAGTCTGCAAACTGCTTCCTCAGAGATCTGCACCTGAGCTTCAATGACCTGCAAGATTCAGGACTGAAGTTGctctctgatggactgaagagcTGCCAGCTGGAGAAACTGAG aTTGCAGTTCTGTCGTCTCACTGGTCAGTGTTGTGAGAGTTTGTCATCAGCTCTTCATTCTTCAAACTGTGTCTTGAAAGAACTGGATCTGAGTGACAATGACCTGCATGATTCAGGGGTGAAGCTGCTCTCGGATGGATTGAAgagtccaaactgtcagctTCAGATACTGAG TCTTTCTGATTGTAAACTCACTGCTAAGTGTTGTGAGAGTTTGTCATCAGCTCTACATTCCTCAAACTgtgtcctgagagagctggacctgagtgacaatgacctgcaggattcaggagtgaggctgctctctgatggactgaagagtcTAAACTGTCAGCTGCAGATACTGAG GTTGTCAGGCTGTatggtgacagaggaaggctgTGGTTATGTGTCTTCAGCCCT